One genomic window of Solea solea chromosome 12, fSolSol10.1, whole genome shotgun sequence includes the following:
- the cstpp1 gene encoding centriolar satellite-associated tubulin polyglutamylase complex regulator 1, translating to MSRFLSSVDEYLGDSHVLFYLSDAVTQLLEHKEEYSQFGVSRYFAEYFSSVKNSNHVLFREFNYITATPHNRSSFIRVFWRCYRQIGKSGELLSVLEFRSLLQLLCPDFPVEMVQSTGRIVLMDDAVDCMMSFSDFIYAFQLQLYFREFLDSVLTIYQDLLAGKSPNTVIVPTSTSVEQLPPVATEENDKERQQRDGVEASTLAECVDALCDRFKHSHPSRSSMTEILAEKDKICFYSFLMSLSKHGGVNQDIGALPSMAELLIDPEMDQELDKLVAQIAVSPGSNSSGSAVIGLKEQQRKASPRRNIHHRRKMEVESDGSNEETDSSEN from the exons ATGAGCCGCTTTCTTTCCTCCGTCGATGAATACCTGG gtGACAGTCACGTGCTCTTCTACCTGAGTGATGCAGTGACTCAGCTGCTGGAACATAAAGAAGAGTACAGTCAGTTCGGAGTGAGCCGCTACTTTGCTGAGTA tttcaGCAGTGTGAAGAACAGTAACCACGTCCTCTTCAGAGAGTTTAACTACATCACAGCGACTCCTCACAACAGGTcgtccttcatcagagtcttcTGGAGATGCTACAGACAGATCGGGAAGAGTGGAG AGCTGCTGTCAGTGCTGGAGTTCaggtctctgctgcagctgctgtgtccagaTTTCCCAGTGGAGATGGTTCAGAGTACAGGCCG aaTCGTTCTGATGGACGACGCCGTCGACTGCATGATGTCATTCTCCGACTTTATTTATGCCTTCCAGCTTCAGCTCTACTTCCGAG agtTCCTGGACAGCGTGTTGACGATCTACCAGGACCTGTTGGCGGGAAAGAGTCCAAACACCGTCATCGTCCCCACCTCCACCTCCGTGGAGCAGCTCCCCCCTGTGGCCACAGAGGAGAACGACAAGGAGCGGCAGCAGCGTGACGGAGTGGAAGCGTCCACTCTGGCTGAGTGTGTGGACGCATTGTGTGACAGGTTTAagcacag tcatcCCTCCAGGTCCTCGATGACAGAAATCCTGGCAGAAAAGGATAAAATCTGTTTCTACAGCTTCTTAATGAGTCTCTCCAAACACGGCGGCGTCAACCAGGACATCG GAGCGTTACCGAGCATGGCGGAGCTACTGATCGACCCAGAGATGGACCAGGAACTGGACAAact TGTGGCTCAGATCGCCGTCAGTCccggcagcaacagcagcggcaGCGCCGTGATCGGCCtgaaggagcagcagaggaaggcgTCGCCTCGGAGGAACATCCATCACCGGAGGAAGATGGAGGTGGAGAGCGACGGCTCCAATGAAGAGACCGACTCCTCTGAgaactga